One region of Mucilaginibacter gotjawali genomic DNA includes:
- a CDS encoding RagB/SusD family nutrient uptake outer membrane protein translates to MRKFKSLLLVLLLFSGVSCKKYLNVIPDDTGTLEYAFRNRNEAENYLFTCYTTLQQLYDPTTNAGFTTSAEIIYPNNLTQHPIQEEGFDLIRGTQTSANVGLNYWDGENGGESLWRSIRRCNTMLDNINQPVDLSAAEKQRWIAEVKFLKAYYHYYLLRLYGPIPIVKTNLDITASTDQVRVARAPVDSVFSYIVQLLDEAAPNLPPVITNKAQELGRITSVIALSVKAEVLATQASPLFNGNPDYAGVKNKDGTSLFSSTYDATKWQKAADAAKVAIDACAANGLKLYTFNAPGTLGTLPDSLVKVLTIQNAVTEKWDQNAELIWALNGPFPDQGYATPRLTQKSAINIFSNPSTFAVPLNTAELFYTDKGVPLNEDNTFDYAGRYGLRIGDNASQFYVAKGYTTINEHFNREPRFYANIAFDGGIWFGNGKTTINDMYHVEARGNSALAGPKDLNTLNITGYWPKKLANYLSVYDDGFAPIDYHLPVMRLAGLYLLYAEALNEVNGPTPEAIGYIDQVRARAGLGGVVSSWATYSKNPTKPSTKDGLRAIIHQERRIELCFEAQSGWDLRRWKEMQGVLSTPQQGWNIYQADPGNYYTPRTVVIPVFGLQNYLWPIKDNDLIIDNNLVQNPYW, encoded by the coding sequence ATGAGAAAATTTAAAAGTTTACTACTGGTTCTCCTGCTATTTTCAGGCGTATCGTGTAAAAAATACCTGAATGTTATTCCTGATGATACCGGGACGTTGGAATATGCTTTCCGTAACCGTAATGAAGCGGAGAATTATCTTTTTACCTGTTATACAACGTTACAACAGTTGTATGACCCGACAACGAATGCCGGATTTACCACCTCGGCCGAGATTATTTACCCTAATAACTTAACCCAGCATCCGATACAGGAAGAAGGTTTTGATTTGATTCGCGGAACGCAGACCAGCGCCAATGTGGGCCTTAATTATTGGGATGGCGAAAACGGCGGGGAATCTCTTTGGCGATCGATCCGCAGGTGTAACACTATGCTTGATAATATCAACCAACCGGTAGACCTTTCAGCCGCCGAAAAACAACGGTGGATAGCTGAAGTAAAGTTTTTGAAAGCCTATTACCATTATTACCTTTTGCGCTTATACGGACCAATCCCAATTGTTAAAACCAACCTTGATATAACCGCCAGTACTGACCAGGTTAGGGTTGCGCGTGCACCGGTTGATTCGGTATTCAGTTATATTGTTCAGTTGCTTGATGAGGCAGCGCCAAATCTGCCGCCGGTGATCACAAACAAGGCACAGGAACTGGGCCGTATAACTTCAGTTATAGCGCTGTCGGTTAAAGCCGAAGTTTTGGCAACGCAGGCCAGCCCGTTATTTAACGGCAATCCGGATTATGCCGGCGTAAAAAACAAGGACGGAACCTCACTGTTTTCAAGTACCTATGATGCTACCAAATGGCAAAAAGCAGCCGATGCTGCTAAAGTTGCCATCGACGCCTGCGCAGCAAACGGATTAAAGCTATATACCTTTAATGCCCCGGGAACTTTAGGCACGTTACCAGATTCATTGGTCAAAGTTTTAACTATACAAAACGCGGTAACTGAAAAATGGGATCAAAATGCTGAGCTGATATGGGCATTAAACGGGCCTTTCCCTGATCAGGGATATGCTACACCGAGGCTCACCCAAAAATCAGCTATTAATATATTCTCAAATCCGTCAACCTTTGCCGTACCGTTAAATACAGCAGAGCTTTTTTACACTGATAAAGGCGTCCCGCTTAACGAAGATAACACCTTTGATTATGCAGGCAGGTACGGTTTGCGGATTGGAGATAATGCCAGCCAGTTTTATGTTGCAAAGGGATACACAACTATCAACGAGCACTTTAATCGTGAGCCCAGGTTTTATGCAAACATCGCCTTTGATGGCGGTATTTGGTTTGGAAACGGAAAGACTACGATAAATGATATGTATCATGTTGAGGCTCGTGGTAATTCAGCATTGGCAGGTCCCAAAGATTTAAATACATTAAATATAACCGGCTACTGGCCCAAAAAATTAGCCAACTACCTTTCCGTTTATGACGACGGATTTGCACCGATTGATTATCACCTGCCCGTAATGCGGTTGGCTGGCTTGTATCTGTTATATGCCGAAGCGTTAAACGAAGTTAACGGACCTACTCCGGAAGCGATAGGGTACATCGACCAGGTAAGAGCACGTGCCGGATTGGGAGGCGTGGTTAGTTCATGGGCAACCTATTCAAAAAATCCGACGAAGCCTTCAACCAAAGATGGACTCAGAGCCATCATCCACCAGGAAAGACGAATAGAACTTTGTTTTGAAGCCCAAAGCGGATGGGACCTGCGCAGATGGAAAGAAATGCAGGGCGTATTAAGCACCCCACAGCAGGGCTGGAATATTTACCAGGCTGACCCGGGCAATTATTATACACCCCGTACAGTGGTAATACCAGTGTTCGGCCTTCAAAACTATCTGTGGCCTATTAAAGATAATGATCTGATCATTGATAATAACCTGGTTCAAAACCCTTATTGGTAG